The Palleronia sp. THAF1 genome contains the following window.
TCTGTCCTACGGCGAGCAGGCCGGCGAGCGGATGAAGCTTGGCGTGATGCTCAACGACCCCGAGGAAGAGCATGATTGCTTCTCGGACAACACGCACAACAGCCACTTCTACGACGGGATGGGAATCCGGAACGTCTACTTCGGGGAATACGTCGGAGTGGACGGCACGGTGGTGTCTGGCGACTCGCTGTCCGACTTGGTGGCAGAGGCCGATCGGGATGTCGACGCGGACCTGCGCGGAAACCTGAACGCCACGATGATCGAGTTGACGCAGATCAAGGCCGCAGCAGAAGCAGGGTTCAGCTACGACATGATGCTGGCGCGGGGTAACGACGCGGGCGAGGCTCTGATCATGGACGCCGTCGATGCGCTGGTCGCTCAGACCCGCTCTATCGAGCGAGCCGTGTCCGCGCTGGACCTCGATCAGATCGGTTTCGAGAGCTCTGACAGCCTCGACGATCCTGACGCGGTATTCCAGTAAGGGGTCTTGACCGGTCCGCCTTGGCGGGCCGGTCCGACGCGATCGAGACAGGAAACCGCGATATGGTTCTTCCCAAACCCATCGTGTTGATGGTGTCAGTGCTTTGCTTCGGTGCGTTTGCGGCCGTGGCCCAGCATACGACGGTCGAAAGCTCGCCCGAGCTGACCCTGCCATTTCTGGACATTGTGCCACGGAGCGCGGATGAAACAGCGCGCGTCGCGCATGTGCTGTCCCCCACGACCAGCTTCGACCAGGCTGAACCTTTCGAAGCGAAGCCGGGTGGCGCTGCAAGCGTCCGGGCGCGGACCAACGCGGATGCCTTCTCTCAACCCTCTGGCAACATGCCGCTAGAGCGGCGTTTGAACTTTCAGGTCGGCAACGGGCTGTTCAAGAAGCTTTGGGTCTCGTCCCCGTCGTCCACTTTGGCGTCGGACGGTCTGGGGCCGCTGTACAACGCGCGGTCTTGTCAGCGATGCCACCTGAAGGATGGTCGGGGCCACCCGCCAGAGGGACCACAAGATGACCAGACCTCCATGTTCCTGCGCCTGTCCGTTCCGACAGCTCCGGATACGGAGATAAGCAAGATCGAAGCGTTCCTTCTGTCGGCGGGCGACAATGGACCGCGCACCAGCCCCGATCCGATTTACGGCGGGCAGTTGCAGGATACCGCGGTTGCCGGACACGCCGCCGAGGGGCGAATGGATATCACCTACGAAGAGATCGCCGTTTCCCTGTCCGGCGGGGAAATGGCCAAGTTGCGCTCGCCCAGCTACGCCATCGCCGATCCGGCCTACGGCGCACCCGACCCCCAGGTGATGCTCAGCCCCCGCGTCGCACCGCCGATGATCGGGCTGGGCCTTCTGGAAGCGATCCCCGCGGCCGACCTGCTGGCGGCTGCCGATCCTGAAGACGCGAACGGCGATGGCATATCGGGGCGCGCGCAGGTGGTTTGGTCCTTCGAGCATGACCGCCCGATGCTGGGCCGTTTTGGCTGGAAAGCCGGTGCTCCGACGATCCGAGAGCAGTCTGCCAGCGCGTTCGCAGGCGATATCGGCATCTCCAGCCCTCTGTTCGACACGCCGGCCGGCGATTGCACCGACGGCCAACCGGCCTGCCTTGCCGCGCCGCACGGGGATGGCGATGCGCGGGGGCAGGAAGTCGATGCCGAAGGGCTCGATCTGGTGACGTTCTACAGCCGCAACCTCGCGCTGCCGGAACGCCCCGATGCGGGCGATGCCGACGTTCTGCGTGGCAAAGAGATGTTCTACACGGCCGGCTGCACGTCCTGCCACACGCCGAAACACGTCACGCATCGTTTGTCGGACCAGCCTGAGCAAAGCTTCCAGCTGATCTGGCCCTACAGCGACCTGCTGCTCCACGATATGGGCGACGGGCTTGCCGATGATCGACCGGAAGGCCGCGCGTCGGGGCGCGAATGGCGCACGCCGCCCCTATGGGGGATCGGGCGCACCGAGCAGGTGAACGGCCACACCTATTTCCTCCATGATGGGCGCGCCCGCTCTCTATTAGAGGCGATCTTATGGCATGGTGGCGAGGCAGAGCAGTCACGCGATGCCGTGGTGGATATGCCGCCCGAAGACCGCGCTGCCCTCGTTCGTTTTCTGGAGAGCCTGTGATGTTTCGCCCGACCCTTGTTGCCCTTGCCGTCCTCGCCGCTCCTGCGTTTGCGGGGATAAAAGACGCGGTCGACACGCACGTCCTGCCGGCTCTTGACGAATTTGCATCCGCAAGTGCGGACCTTGCGGCAGCGGCGGAAGACGATTGCAGTGCGCAAGCGTTACGTCCGGCCTATCAGGTTGCCTTCGACGCGTGGATGGGCATCAGTCACTTGCGGTTCGGTCCGATGGAACAGAATGGCCGCGCTTTGGCTATCGCCCTCTGGCCGGACGAACGCGGCATGGTGCGCGACACCGTGGATCGCATGCTGGATGATGAAGACCCGATCGCAGCCGATCCGAACGCGTTCGCCGATGTCTCGATCGCCGGACGGGGCCTGTTCGCTCTGGAACGGCTGATCTACGAGACTGATTATGCAGAGGGGTCTTATGCCTGCACCTACGCCCAAGCTGTAACGTCCGATCTGTCACGGATGGCCAAGGCCCTGCGTTCCGACTGGCGCGACAATTATACAACCGCCATCAGCGGTGCGGGCGAAGAGGGAAACACCGTCTTCCTGTCGCAGGATGAACCGGCGCAGGCGTTCTACACCGCTTTGACCACCGGCCTTGAATTTATCGCAGACCAACGGCTTGGCCGACCTCTCGGCACCTTCGATCGTCCACGCCCCGAGCGGGCCGAGGCGCGCCGGTCTGACCGGTCCCTGCGCAACGTCGTCCTGTCGCTTCAGGCGACGCACGATCTGGCCACCGCGCTGGCCGACGTCCCGACGCCGAATACCGATGCCGCCTTCGCCGCGGCATTGGAGCAAGCCGATGGTATCGACCCGCTGCTGGCAGATGTGACCGATCCCGCCGGTCGCCTTGGGGTCGAGATCCTTCAACAGCGCGTGGGAGCGATCCTGCCTGCGATCGCGAATGAGATCGGCGTACCGCTGGGAGTTTCGGCAGGCTTCAACGCGTCGGACGGGGACTAGGCGATGACCACCCGACGCGGCTTCATGGCAAGCATTCTGGCGGCATCCCTGACGCCCCGGTTAAGCTGGGCCGAGGCCGGTGGTCCCGCCTATCTTGCAGCTGCCCGAGAGCCGGACGGCGGCTTTGCCCTATTCGGACTGAACGGCTTGGGTGCCGACCTCTTCCGTATCCCCCTGCCCGACCGCGGCCACGCTGCCGCCGCGCATCCAACGGCGCCAGAAGCTGTCGCCTTCGCCCGGCGGCCAGGAAGCTTCGCGCTGGTCATCGATTGCGCGCGAGGACGCCTATCGCACCGCCTGGACGCGCCGAAAGGCAGGCATTTCTATGGTCACGGCGCGTTTCTGCAGGACGGAGACCTGCTCTGCACCACCGAGAATGACATCGAGACAGGCGCCGGTGTCATCGGCCTGTGGTCGCGGCCCGACGGCTATGCGCGAATCGGCGAAGTTCCATCCGGCGGCATCGGCCCACACGAACTGCGCGCTCTGCCAGAGGGGGAGTTGGCGATTGCGAACGGTGGCATCCGCACCCGTCCTTCGCGCGGTCGCGATAAGCTGAACCTTGAAACCATGCGCCTCAATCTGACCTATCTCGACCCGGAACGCGGGATTTCGGAGCAGGTGGAACTGGAACCCGATCTATATCGCAACTCTATCCGCCATCTCGCCCTTGGCCCCACTGGACAGGTGGCCTTCGCGATGCAGTGGCAAGGCAACCCTAGGGAAGTGGTCCCGCTGCTTGGGCTACATCGCCGCGGCGAACCTCCAATCCTGACCGAAGCGCCCTTTGCAGAACAAATGCTGATGGAGGGTTACGCGGGCAGCGTCGCCTTCGACGGCAGCGGCAATCGCGTGGGTATCACCTCTCCTCGCGGCGGACGGTTGCACGTCTTCACCTCGGATGGCGCCTACGACACGACGGTCCAACGGACCGACATCTGCGGTCTTGGCCCCAAGGCCAACGGCTTCATGGCCACTGACGGCTTTGGTAACACCTGCACCATAGAGGCAGGGACGCTTTATCCACTGACAAGGGCTGATCGCGCATGGGACAATCATCTGGTTCACATCGGATAGCGCGCTCAAGCCGAACGCAGAACTGCAAATAACCCTTGATTCCCTAACGAGCAGTCATTCTCTGAAGTGACACGAATTGCGTCGATCATGACTTGAGCCATAGCTTTCAAGAGAAGCGGCGGATGTCTCTTAGCTGCAGCGAAGTTCTGCGTCTCACTTTGCCAATTAATATGTAGTTCCCGGCCCTCACCGGACATTCGAATCACCCTTGCGCGCTGCGGCGCGGCTTCACCGGACCGGTCATTCGCCCTATCTCCCGGAGCGATGCAAGTAAAATCCCTGTAATACTTTAGGGAGTTGTCGACTGGTCTTCTTCCGCGACTGGCGCATCAGGCGCGACGAGAAGGATCGCTACGAATGGATGACCCGCGATATCGTCTGGTTTTGCTCCCCGATCCTCCGCGCGTCGCGCGTCGTCGATCTCGACAATCAGGCATAAGCACAGCCCCTTCTTGGCATCCTGCTCCGCAATACCCTGCCAGGCAGCGGGATCCTACGCTTCTGTCGAAAGACGGAAACCTGACGGAAGGTAATTCCGCAAGCTCAACTTTAGCTTGCTTGGCTGTAGCGTCGGTTCGTGCCTGACGTCTCGCCCCCTCCCGTTTCGACGGCATTTGAAAGCAGTCGGGCCGCGCGACGGTCACGCAGCCGCAGTGTAT
Protein-coding sequences here:
- a CDS encoding di-heme oxidoredictase family protein, with the protein product MVLPKPIVLMVSVLCFGAFAAVAQHTTVESSPELTLPFLDIVPRSADETARVAHVLSPTTSFDQAEPFEAKPGGAASVRARTNADAFSQPSGNMPLERRLNFQVGNGLFKKLWVSSPSSTLASDGLGPLYNARSCQRCHLKDGRGHPPEGPQDDQTSMFLRLSVPTAPDTEISKIEAFLLSAGDNGPRTSPDPIYGGQLQDTAVAGHAAEGRMDITYEEIAVSLSGGEMAKLRSPSYAIADPAYGAPDPQVMLSPRVAPPMIGLGLLEAIPAADLLAAADPEDANGDGISGRAQVVWSFEHDRPMLGRFGWKAGAPTIREQSASAFAGDIGISSPLFDTPAGDCTDGQPACLAAPHGDGDARGQEVDAEGLDLVTFYSRNLALPERPDAGDADVLRGKEMFYTAGCTSCHTPKHVTHRLSDQPEQSFQLIWPYSDLLLHDMGDGLADDRPEGRASGREWRTPPLWGIGRTEQVNGHTYFLHDGRARSLLEAILWHGGEAEQSRDAVVDMPPEDRAALVRFLESL
- a CDS encoding imelysin family protein, with product MFRPTLVALAVLAAPAFAGIKDAVDTHVLPALDEFASASADLAAAAEDDCSAQALRPAYQVAFDAWMGISHLRFGPMEQNGRALAIALWPDERGMVRDTVDRMLDDEDPIAADPNAFADVSIAGRGLFALERLIYETDYAEGSYACTYAQAVTSDLSRMAKALRSDWRDNYTTAISGAGEEGNTVFLSQDEPAQAFYTALTTGLEFIADQRLGRPLGTFDRPRPERAEARRSDRSLRNVVLSLQATHDLATALADVPTPNTDAAFAAALEQADGIDPLLADVTDPAGRLGVEILQQRVGAILPAIANEIGVPLGVSAGFNASDGD
- a CDS encoding DUF1513 domain-containing protein, producing MTTRRGFMASILAASLTPRLSWAEAGGPAYLAAAREPDGGFALFGLNGLGADLFRIPLPDRGHAAAAHPTAPEAVAFARRPGSFALVIDCARGRLSHRLDAPKGRHFYGHGAFLQDGDLLCTTENDIETGAGVIGLWSRPDGYARIGEVPSGGIGPHELRALPEGELAIANGGIRTRPSRGRDKLNLETMRLNLTYLDPERGISEQVELEPDLYRNSIRHLALGPTGQVAFAMQWQGNPREVVPLLGLHRRGEPPILTEAPFAEQMLMEGYAGSVAFDGSGNRVGITSPRGGRLHVFTSDGAYDTTVQRTDICGLGPKANGFMATDGFGNTCTIEAGTLYPLTRADRAWDNHLVHIG